Proteins encoded by one window of Arachis hypogaea cultivar Tifrunner chromosome 1, arahy.Tifrunner.gnm2.J5K5, whole genome shotgun sequence:
- the LOC140175378 gene encoding serine/threonine-protein phosphatase 7 long form homolog, translated as MGDDPARLYRLDGVAHIAGVINDDPQRCIRSMQRQQGMPLDERYVPYLQMAGLYHLARLNDRWFRLDEPLVSTFVERWRPETHTFQIPFGECTIMLQDVAYQLGLAVDGRYVSGCLTDFHMYIEGGRPAWVWFEELLGVISPPSQVQKFAVNCTWFQETFGECPEGANEETLFADKSSNRIHIKWLPYVARLEEMGSYSWGSAALAWLYRCMYRVANRHVVKLAGPLQLLQSWIFWRFPRFRPAGYDTCSWPLASRWSSYIPSYSEKGPRVQSTRLKIDMLQPSSPEVLQVVHPEALEPRHMAVWRSVTSLIYFAVVEWHQVDRVLPQFGSVQPLSRPTLNTDFLMSKDGRGDDRWFPSALQHWHILWETRADHVFRFDVVADPGPSHTYLDWWSQHGKRFLSLEFYLGDPRGVPIPVEAS; from the exons ATGGGGGACGATCCTGCAAGACTGTACCGGTTGGATGGGgttgctcatatagccggggtcatcaacgacgat CCACagcgatgcatcaggagcatgcAGCGGCAACAAGGCATGCCACTCGATGAGCGTTATGTTCCCTACTTGCAGATGGCCGGGTTATACCATCTGGCTAGGTTGAACGATAGATGGTTTCGGTTAGATGAGCCCCTTGTCAGCACCTTCGTCGAGCGATGGCGTCCTGAGACGCACACCTTTCAAATTCccttcggagagtgcacgatcatgcttcaggacgtggcgtaccagtTGGGGTTGGCAGTGGACGGGCGTTATGTCAGCGGTTGCCTTACAGATTTCCATATGTATATCGAGGGTGGACGTCCAGCGTGGGTGTGGTTCGAAGAGTTGCTTGGAGTGATTTCTCCTCCGAGCCAGGTTCAGAAGTTCGCAGTAAACTGCACCTGGTTCCAGGAGACATTCGGAGAGTGCCCCGAGGGAGCCAATGAGGAGACT ctgtttgccgacaagtccAGCAACCGCATTCACATCAAATGGCTTCCCTACGTAGCTAGGCTTGAAGAGATGGGTTCCTACAGTTGGGGGTCTGCAGCATtggcatggttgtaccggtgcatgtacCGAGTGGCAAACAGACATGTGGTGAAGTTAGCGGGCCCACTTCAGCTACTTCAGTCCTGGATCTTTTGGCGCTTTCCCAGGTTTAGGCCTGCTGGGTATGATACGTGCAGCTGGCCTTTGGCATCGAG GTGGTCAAGTTACATCCCTTCCTATAGTGAGAAAGGTCCTAGAGTGCAGAGCACGAGACTAAAGATAGACATGTTACAGCCCAG CTCCCCTGAGGTACTTCAAGTTGTGCATCCAGAGGCGTTGGAGCCTCGACACATGGCGGTGTGGCGGTCTGTCACATCACTGATATACTTTGCCGTTGTAGAGTGGCATCAGGTAGATAGGGTTCTACCGCAGTTCGGTAGTGTGCAGCCCCTCTCGCGTCCCACCCTTAACACCGACTTTCTGATGTCGAAGGACGGGAGAGGTGATGATCGTTGGTTCCCGTCTGCTTTACAGCATTGGCATATTCTTTGGGAGACCCGTGCGGACCACGTCTTCCGGTTTGATGTTGTTGCTGACCCTGGACCTTCGCACACCTACCTAGACTGGTGGAGTCAGCATGGAAAGAGGTTCTTGTCACTCGAGTTTTATCTGGGGGATCCGAGGGGCGTTCCTATTCCTGTCGAGGCATCATAG
- the LOC112789985 gene encoding ATP synthase gamma chain, chloroplastic, with amino-acid sequence MFSSSLSTSLPPKPYLSHPLSPSLHQPPFPHSRPPFPPSIRCGIRELRERIDIVKNTHKITEAMKLVAAARVRRAQEAVLNGRPFAETLVEVLHDINCRLRDDDVIVPLTDVRPVNSVALVVVTGDRGLCGGFNNAVLKKAEARIQQLHKLGLNCVVISVGKKGNAFFSRKGSVRVDRFVECGSFPTVKEAQIIADDVYSLFVTEEVDKVEIVYTKFVSLVKFDPVIQTLLPLTAKGEVRDVNGNCIDAIDDEYFRLTTKEGKLAVERDVAVREFATPPIMEFEQDPVQILDAMLPLYLNSQILRGLQESLASELAARMAAMSNATDNAVELKKNLSVAYNRERQAKITGEILEIVAGAEALIPVD; translated from the coding sequence ATGTTTTCCTCATCACTCTCAACTTCCCTTCCTCCAAAACCTTACCTCTCTCACCCACTCTCCCCCTCACTCCACCAACCACCGTTCCCTCACTCTCGCCCTCCGTTTCCTCCTTCCATTCGCTGCGGCATTAGGGAACTCCGAGAAAGAATCGACATCGTTAAGAACACTCACAAGATCACTGAAGCAATGAAGCTCGTCGCGGCTGCCAGGGTCCGACGGGCCCAAGAAGCCGTCCTAAACGGCAGACCCTTCGCCGAAACGCTCGTTGAAGTCTTGCACGACATCAACTGCCGTCTCCGAGACGACGACGTCATCGTCCCCCTAACGGACGTCAGGCCCGTCAACTCCGTCGCCCTCGTTGTCGTCACCGGAGACCGCGGCCTCTGTGGCGGTTTCAATAACGCCGTCTTGAAGAAAGCCGAAGCTCGGATCCAACAGCTACACAAGCTTGGCTTGAATTGCGTTGTGATTAGCGTTGGGAAGAAGGGGAACGCGTTTTTCAGCCGCAAGGGAAGTGTTAGGGTTGATAGGTTCGTTGAATGTGGGAGCTTCCCCACTGTGAAAGAAGCTCAAATCATTGCTGATGATGTGTATTCACTGTTTGTTACAGAGGAGGTTGACAAGGTTGAGATTGTTTACACCAAGTTTGTGTCATTGGTGAAGTTTGATCCTGTGATTCAAACTCTGTTGCCGTTAACGGCTAAAGGCGAGGTTCGCGATGTGAATGGGAACTGCATTGATGCCATTGATGACGAATACTTTAGGTTGACTACAAAGGAAGGGAAGTTGGCAGTGGAGAGGGATGTTGCTGTCAGGGAATTTGCTACGCCGCCGATTATGGAGTTCGAGCAAGATCCGGTTCAGATTCTTGATGCTATGTTGCCTCTGTATTTGAACAGCCAGATCTTGAGGGGTTTGCAGGAATCACTAGCGAGTGAGCTTGCTGCTAGGATGGCTGCAATGTCTAATGCAACCGATAATGCTGTTGAATTGAAGAAGAATCTGTCGGTTGCTTATAATCGTGAACGGCAGGCAAAGATCACAGGGGAGATATTGGAGATTGTGGCCGGAGCTGAGGCACTAATACCAGTTGATTGA